GCGGCCAAATCGTCAAAGAATCTATCAACCAAGAGAAAAGAACCGGTTAAATTGATGCCAATAATTCGGTTCCAATCGTCTAAGGTTGTTTTTTCAAATGGGAGTTCCGGCGAGACACCGTGAGCCATCACCAAAATATCTATCTTATCCGAAAAGTTGTGTGATGCTTCATGAAGCAAATCAATATCTGCTGGATCAGTAACATCACACGCAACGGACTCGCATGCCTGCCCACGGCTTTCTACAAGCTCTACGACGTTAGATAGTCGATCTGAGTCTATATCTGTGGCGATCACGTCAGCTCCTTCGCGGGCAAACGATTGGCAGATTTTATTTCCAATTCCACCACCAGCACCCGTCACAACAGCCGTTTGCCCGTGCAGATCGGGTGGACCGCTTGAATTTCCGTTCATGTGTTCTCCACTTGATTAAATAATAGCCATGCTACAGCGTACTCTATCAGTTTCACAATAGAGAGAATGAGCAGATCAATATTAAATATGTGGATTAGTGTCAATCGAAAATCAAGGCTGGGTCAGGAGTACTATTGGCTAGCAAGACATTGAAGATCAAGCATAGACAGCTTCCTCATTGAGTACTAGTCGTCGATAACGATTATTCGAAGATCATTAACGTTTGTTCCAGTCGGCCCCGTTTTTATGAGAGAATTAGATTTCTCAAGAAATGTGTATGCGTCATTATTTTGGAGTGCGTTGTGACCATCATTCTCAGCATTCGCGGTGGTTTCAGAATCGACAATTGCGCCTGCGGCATCACTCGCACCATCAATACCATCAGTATCCACGCTTGCAACAACGATATCTTCAATGTCAAGTTCCAGTGAACTTGCAAGTGCAAATTCTTGATTCGGACCGCCTTTTCCATCTCCAGTAATCGTCACCGTGGTTTCTCCGCCAGAAACCAACACGGCTGGTGGTAAAAAGGGATTTCCCGTGTTATGGATCTCTTCAGCAATACCGACATGTGTCTTCGCGGCTTCACGTGCTTCACCGCGAATACGAGACGAAAGGATGTACGAATCAAATCCCTGGTCAACTGCAGTGGCACGTGCAGCCAGCAAAGTCGTCATTCCATCCGCGAGTACGTGCATAAATACGTTTTCGAAGACATTATCGTCAGAAGTTGGCGTCTCTGGGAGTTTGCCCCGAACTCCTTGTTGTAAATGACTTTGAACGGGATCCGGGACATCAAGGCGATACCGCGAAGCAATTTTTCTTGCATCATCGTATGTCGTTCTATCTGGCGACAAGGGGCCGCTGGCAATGATGCTGAGATCATCCCCCACGACATCGCTAAATACAAGTCCCACAACAGTGGCGGGTGAGGCAATCTTGGCGAGCCTGCCGCCTTTTATCTGTGAAAGGTGCTTTCTAACTGTGTTGATTTCGTGTATCGATGCACCACTGGCGAGGAGTTCAGCTGTGGTCGCACGGATTTCCTCGAGTGTGAGAGGCTCTGTGGGTGCAGAAAGGAGAGCGCTCCCTCCACCTCCGATGAATGCTAGAACAAGGGTACTTTCCTTACTCTTCTCAGCGGAGGTTATCACTTCACGTGTTCCCTCTATATTTTTCGTAGTTGGAATAGGGTGGTCACCCTCAATGACGCGAATTTTCGAAGTGTCAGCGGCTCCATCGGTGACAACTACCCCCCTGGTGAGATCTTCACCAAGAAGTTTTTCTAAGACGGTAGCTGCTTCTCCTGCTGCATTCCCGCCCCCAAGTAATACGACTTC
This window of the Haloarcula marina genome carries:
- a CDS encoding glycerate kinase type-2 family protein, translated to MIRDRDSLASTAAHEIALASLEAGIEAAHPKSVLERTITLKDGILTINGTQYNLADYDEVVLLGGGNAAGEAATVLEKLLGEDLTRGVVVTDGAADTSKIRVIEGDHPIPTTKNIEGTREVITSAEKSKESTLVLAFIGGGGSALLSAPTEPLTLEEIRATTAELLASGASIHEINTVRKHLSQIKGGRLAKIASPATVVGLVFSDVVGDDLSIIASGPLSPDRTTYDDARKIASRYRLDVPDPVQSHLQQGVRGKLPETPTSDDNVFENVFMHVLADGMTTLLAARATAVDQGFDSYILSSRIRGEAREAAKTHVGIAEEIHNTGNPFLPPAVLVSGGETTVTITGDGKGGPNQEFALASSLELDIEDIVVASVDTDGIDGASDAAGAIVDSETTANAENDGHNALQNNDAYTFLEKSNSLIKTGPTGTNVNDLRIIVIDD
- a CDS encoding SDR family NAD(P)-dependent oxidoreductase, which gives rise to MNGNSSGPPDLHGQTAVVTGAGGGIGNKICQSFAREGADVIATDIDSDRLSNVVELVESRGQACESVACDVTDPADIDLLHEASHNFSDKIDILVMAHGVSPELPFEKTTLDDWNRIIGINLTGSFLLVDRFFDDLAANGYGKIVAIGSIVGETGKSGQNTAYAASKGGLHGFMKDIAGYGSSYGVYANVIAPSLVRTPMTEDLREFPEDYTPLGRTGVPEDIAEAALFLGSPMSNWITGIILQIDGGRSLMP